AATTTATTTTAGTATTAATCACTGTTATTTTTCCTTCAAATTCTGTATCTTCAACTTCTGCCACTTTAACAACAACATCTTGACCTTCTTTAAGTTTGCCCACAATATCTAATGGAGCATAAGCATTTACATATAAAGCATCTGCATTAGATATTGACGCTAAAGTTACCCCTGGTGAAGCCATTTCACCAACATTAATACTCTTAGCATTTACTACTCCTGAAATTGGAGAAGCAATAACTCCATTACTTAAGGCCGTTTGTGCAGTTTTTAAAGCTGCTTCCGCTTGTTCAACTTGAGCTTTATAAACATCAATGCTTGTTTCTGTTGCACCTTTTTTAAGCATATTTAATTGCTCATCGGCTGATTTTTTTTGTGCTTCTGCTGCGACAAGCTGTTGATGAGCAGCTTCTAATTGTTGCTGAGTATTTGCTCCTGAATCAACTAAAGCTTTTGTACGTTCATAATTTTTATTTGCAACCTCATAACTTTCAGTTGCACTATCTAGGGACGCTTGAGCTTGAGCAATTTGTTCAGGACGTGTACTATTCATTGCATTAGCTAAATTAGCCTTTGCAGTATTTACTGCTGCTTGAGCTTGATCAACTTGTGCTTGTAAATCTTTTGTATCTAATTTTATTACAGCATCTCCTTGATTTACCTTTGAACCAATGTCAACTAATACCTCTGATACTCTTGCAGAAATTTTTGATGCTATATTAACCTCATCATTGGAATCAATTTTTCCTGCCATCATGTATTTATTTTTAGCTTGCTTTGTTGCAGTATCAACAGCTTGTACATTGCCGTTTCCGTTTCCATTGCTAACTGAACCGCATCCGCTTAGCATCATTGCCGTAACTAAACAAAGTAACATTATTTTTTTCATATTAATCCTCCTTATGCGAATGTTTCTTATACTTATTGTTCGTATGCTGACATTTATTATATACTTAATATTTTATTAATTCAATACTAAAATTATAAAAAAATAAAAAGTAACCATTCACCATTCATCTTTTCCATAGATTTCATCAACCTCTCAAGTTTCTGAAATCTGAAATCATATAATTACTTGCAATATAAAAAATAGGCAGAATTACTACCTATTTTTTTGAAATATTTATACTTATCTTTCTTATAAGTTTTAAAAGTTCTTCTCTTTCTTCAAAAGTATCTAAAGCCAGTATTATTGTTCCATAAACTTCATCTTCAAATTTCATATGTTCATCTTGAACTTTCCTTCCCTTTTCAGTAAGTTCTAGTTTATAGGATCTCCTATCTCTATCACTAATAGCTCTAACAATAAAATTGCGCTTCTCAAGTCTATCAATTATACTAGTTAACGTACTTTTAGGAAGCCTTAACGTATCTACAATATCCTTTATTATAACATCTTCTTTCTCAGAAATAATTCTAATAACACTTATTTCAGTTGTACTTAACTCTTGAAGATTTTCATATTTTTTCTCTATCTCATTATATTTAGGTTCTGTAAGCATAACGTGCCATAACTTATTTAATTCATCTATTTGTTTTTTGCATTCTTTATCCATATTTTCACTCCAAAGCTTATATAATCTTACCCTACTATTTTAGCATTAATTGCAAAGCTCTTCCAATTAATCATTTTAAAATCACTTGGTTCAAAACCACATCTTAATAACATTTCTTCTATTTCTTTTTTAGAATAGATTCTATAATCACCATTATTAGATAATTTACAAAATATATTTAATATTTGTCTTATCATTATTGGACATGTTGGATCCCCAATAATTAATGTTCCATTTTTCTTTAATACTCTTTTCATTTCAAGTAAAACCTTTTCGGGGTTTGGATAATGATGAAATGATGCATTACACACAATCACATCAAAAGTATCGTCATTCCAAGGGATATATTCTGCATCTCCAACTTTTAACTCTGCTCTATCTCCAACATTTTTCTTTGCTATTTCAATCATATTTTCTGAAAGATCCAATCCACTTAAAACAATTTCTTTATTCTCTTTAAGTCTCTTAAGTACATTCCCAGTTCCACATCCAAGATCTAATACTCTCTTTGGTTTTTCACTGATAATCCTACTAATAATTTCTCCATACATTGGCGCAACAAACTTTCCATCGTCACTTTCATCATAAATTTCAGCGTGTTTATTGAAATTATTCTTTGAATTTTCTTTAAAAATATTTTTACTGCTTGCCATACAAATTCCCCCTTAAGTAATACTATATTAGTATAGTACGTACTTCGCACTATACTAATATAGTATTACTTTTATTCCAAATAGTCAATTATTTTATCTTTTAGGAAATATTAAATTTTTAATCCAATTAAATATAATCTCTTCTTTAACACTAAAAAGATTTGCATAGTGTATTAACCTAATATATGATTAGAATGAATTAAATTTTTTACAAAGGAGTGTTTAAATGAGTGATAAAAATAAAATCAAAATAACCAAGGAACAACGTGAAGATATGATTACTTCTATTAAAGAGTATTTTTCAACTGAAAGAGAAGAAGAAATAGGCGATTTAGCTTCAAGCAAAATTTTAGATTTTATTATAGATGAGCTAGCAATAGAATTTTATAACCAAGGCGTCTATGATTCTTATAAATATATGACTAGAAGTATAGATGATTTGCTATCAATTCAAAAGTACTAATTTAAAATAAGAATAAAGTGACCACGCAACGCTTTAATTCACAATTTGAGGTGTAATATTGTTCCTAATTAGTTCCATAAATACTTCAGGAGTTGTTATTCTTACCTTCGGATTTTCTTTTAGCTTATTTATAACTGTTTCTACATTATTAAGATCTTTGCTCCACACATGAATATAAACAAAAGTATACGCTTCTGAAGTATGTATATTAGTTTCACCAGACTTGACTCTAGCATTTATTTTATTTACAAGTTCGTCTTCATCTTCAATAGAATTCCAAAGTAGATCTCTACAGGAGACTATTGGTTTATTGTTTGACCATATAATTTTCCCGCCGAAATTATCATGCCTTGTATAATCAAGATAAAATAAACCTTGAATATTAGATTTTTCAGTGAATCTATTCCAAATTTCAGTATTGTAAAAAGCATAATCATCTATAACCTCAAGATATTTTTCATCTACTATTTTCATATACTCATTTAAAGTATTAATGTATTCACTTAATTTCTTAATATCAAATTTACTTGGATACATATAACCATTTCCTGAAGGTGGCACAATAAAATTATTATAGGTCTTCTCATTGCTTATACTCTTATAATATATATTAAAGACCGTTGGCGCTAAATAATATAAGGCTGGAGTCATTGACCACCCTAAAGAAAGTTTGTCTCTATTTGTATTGCCAAACCATTTGGTAGAACTATAGTTATTTCCAAGATTCCATTGTAGATTATCGCCATCAGACATAATAAAAGTCACATAATGAACATCTTCTTCTTTAGGTGTTCCTAATGGATATTTTTTCAAACTTCTTGATGTTGGAAAAGAGCTTAAAGTAGTTAAATTATAGGCCCAATCTGCTGCAACTACACTAACGCCATGCTTAGATGCTACACTTACATTAATAAACTCATCAGGCCCCCACCCTAAACAAGTAAAACCTTTATCCATTGAAGAAAATACCTTATCTCTAAGCACTGTTTTGTTTATACTATCTTCATAAAATATTAATGACTTGCTCATTATTGCATAATCTCTTAAAGCAGCATCTTTGTCAGGTGAAAGTTCTATTACCGTTAAATGATTTAATCCTTTATTCCACAGATTATCATAAGCCCAGCTTTCACCTGTATTCCTGCAATCTTCTTTAAATCCTATGCCCATTTTCTTTACTTTAGCTTCTATACTTTCTTCAATCACTATAGCTTTATTTAAAGATGCAAAAGTACAAGCATTGTTAATAGATGGGTCTTTGGGTGACTTATTGCTATAAAGTACATATCCATCTATATAATCCTTGTAAATCTCTACTAGCTGCCAGGGATCCGATATTATTTTGCACTGGATATTATTGTTTTTTTTCAAATCGTTCAACCATATTTTATAATCTGGTTCTGAAGAAGTTAAAGTATATATTTGAAAAGAACAATGGTTATTTACCAACCCTTGAAGGCTGGCAACCATTGTTCTTTCACTTGATGACATAGAATCTAATGAGATAACATAAAGAAAATTTGGAATGATTTTATTTCTTATATAAGGAGAATTTATCCTTGGTACTTTAAAAGCTTGAAACATCACTCCATTATCTGTAGTAGATATCGTCTTCCACTCGCTCCATTTTTTATTAAATGAATTAGCATTTTCTTTGCAGTAATCATAAAATTTCTTCAAAAAATCCATTCTTTCCTTATTTTGAAAAGATTTAATATTTTCTTCATTAAAAGCTGCCAATGCCATATGTCTATTAATTATGTCTTCTATACCAATCTCTTTACAATTTTTAGTCATATCGTACATAATCATAAAAGTCGTAGTTCTTCCAACTCCTGCTTTGCAATGAAAGTGCAGCCATGAATTATCTCCTTGATTCTTTACAAAGTCTATAAAATAATCAACCATTTCATCTGAAGGTATTCCACCATCTCTAATTGGTATTCTTTTATATGATACAGAATTTGACTTAACAATGTCCTTTTCATCTTCAACTTTTGCAACTATTACTGTTTCTTTAGGTTTATTATCAAAAGTAATTGGTGCTCCAATCTTAATACTCTTAAGCTTACTAGCCTCATCTTCTAATACCTGTTCCCTAGTTAATCCTTCATTTGCATTATTTTTTGAATTTGCCCAGCTTACTGGCAATCCATTGATAAAGCCGTGAGATTCTTGTCTTAAATCTATATCTGTTATAGGCATGGAGGTTCCAATTGATTTTATTAATGTGGGAAGATTAAATTCTGAAAACTGCTGACTTCCAGAAATATTTAATTTATCTAAACCTTTTAAATTTATATTTTTATTATCTTTTATACTTGTTAAATCCGATGTCTTACGAAATTCCTTTGGAATAGTCTCTCCTTCAGTTGATGTATCTAAAACAAGATGTGCAATATTCTCTTCTACACTTTGAGCTTCAACATTTTTTTTCACCATAAAAGATGAAATAGTAGTCATAAACATTACTAATATAACGAGTAGCTTTAATTTTCTATACAATCATATCCTCTTCTTTCGTATTAAATTACAATTCTACATACTTTAATTTAGCATTTATACTCATTAGCATTTAAAATAAACTCTATAATATTTTTTGCAACATTCAAATTATTATACACTCAAATTTATTAAATGAATTATTCACCCTTCATCTATGATAACCCTATATTTAATCAGAATCTCAAGTTTCTGAAATCCTATAATTTCCTGTACAAGAAAAATAGAGCTATCAATAACGGATTTTTACCATTAAGATAGCTCTTTAAATATTAGTTTATATCTCAAAGATTATAGATATCCAAATTAATAATCAAACTTATAAATGGAATATACATGCATCATTGAGAAATTATAGTCGTAACACTACACTAGAAATTAGATACATTTTTCTGGAAGCAGGCATGTGAAATTGAGCTGATGAAAGTTATTAGTGGAAGGTTGTTCCACTTTCTGCTTGTCATAAATTTACTTTAGGAACATGCAGAAGTGGGTGCAACCTTCCACTTAGAACCTTCCAGCGAAAATTTCACTAGTCCTGTGGAAGATAAATGGATCTGATTTCGGTAATTGTTGCATAAGTCTAATTCTCGCTTTTTATATCTTTATCTTCCTAATTTAATTACTTATTAAATGCTTTATCATAGTCAGCCAAGAACTTTTCAATACCAGCATCTGTAAGTGGATGTTTTATCATTTGTACTATTACACTATAAGGGATTGTAGCAATATTAGCTCCAGCCTTAGCGCAATCTAATACATGAATTGGATTTCTAACACTTGCTGCAATTATTTCTGTTTCTATTCCATGAACTGCAAAAACATCTGCAATATCTTCAATTAATATCATACCAGTACTTCCAATATCATCTAATCTACCTAAAAATGGACTTACATATGTAGCTCCTGCTCTTGCTGCAAGCAAAGCTTGAACTGCTGAAAAAATAAGAGTTACATTTGTTTTTATTCCTTCTTTATGAAGAATACTTACAGTCTTCAAACCTTCTTCACACATTGGAATTTTTACTACCATATTTTTATGAATTTTAGCTATTTCACGAGCTTCAACCACCATTTCTTCACTTTTCATAGAAATAACTTCTCCACTTATAGGACCATCTACTATACTGGTAATCTCATTAATTACTTCTTTAAAATCTCTACCTTCTTTTGCAATAAGTGATGGATTAGTTGTAACACCACAAATTACTCCTAAATCATTAGCTTTTTTAATCTCTTCAATATTTGCTGTATCTACGAACATTTTCATTAATAATCACGCTCCCTAAATATCTAATGCACTTGCTTGTACACCTCTTGATTTTTTCTATTTCTTCAATATAGCATTAACTTCTTCTATAATAGCTTTACTTGTTAATTTATATTTTTCCATCAACTCATTTGGAGTCCCTGACTCTCCAAAGGTATCTTTTATCCCAATCATCTTTATAATAGTAGGACATTCACTGCATACAACTTGTGAAACCATAGCTCCAAGTCCTCCTATTATTGAATGTTCTTCTGCTGTGACTATACCTTTAGTTTCTTTAGCAGCTTTAATTATTAAAGCTCTATCTATTGGCTTTATTGTTGAAATATTTATAACCCTTGCACTAATTCCTTGAGTTTCTAATTCCTTTGAAGCATCAATAGCTTTTTGAACCATCATTCCCGTTGCAATTATTACTATATCATTACCATCTCTTATTTGGACTCCTTTACCTATTTCAAACTTATACGTATCATCAAAGATATCTTCAGTATTGCATCTTCCAAATCTCAAGTAAACAGGACCTTCAAATTCTGCTGCTGCTTTTGTTGCTGCCATTGCTTCTCTATGATCTGCTGGAACAATTACAGTCATATTTGGTAGTGAATTCATTAAAGCAATATCTTCAACTGATTCATGAGATCCACCATCTTCACCAACAGTTATTCCCGCATGAGTTGCTGCTATTTTTACATTCATTTTAGGATAACAAATTGAATTTCTTATTATTTCAAAAGCTCTTCCTGTTGCAAATACAGCAAAGGTACTTGCAAAAGGTATATTCCCAACATTAGCAAACCCTGCTGCCATACCCATTAGATTTTGTTCAGCAATTCCTGAATTAAAAAATCTATCTTTAAATTCTGATTTAAAACCATTTGTTTTAGTTGATTTAGAAAGGTCAGCATCTAATACAACAACTTTTTCATTTTCACGTCCTAGTTCAACTAAAGCCATACCATATGATTCTCTTGTAGCTTTTCCCATTTAATTAATCCTCCTAAAAACACACTAATTCATAATATCTTTTATAGCTTTTTCTTTTTCTTCTTCATTAGGTGCTTGACCATGCCATTCAGCTTTATCTTCCATAAAACTAACACCACTACCTTTTACTGTTTTAGCAATTATTACTGTTGGCTTTTCTTGTGTATCATCAATACTTAAAAAGGCTTGATCTATTTTATCAAAATCATTTCCATCTTCACAGTAAATTACATTCCAGCCAAAGCTTTCAAATTTTTTATCTACTGGTGCAACGCCCATTACTTCTTCATTTTTTCCATCTATTTGGAGACCATTGTAATCTATAATTGCAACTAAATTATTTAATTTATAATGAGCTGCTGCCATTGAAGCTTCCCAAACCAATCCCTCTTGAAGCTCTCCATCCCCTAAAATAACATATATCTTTGCGTTATTTTTTTGATTTCTAAGACCTAAGGCCATACCAACTGCATTTGATATACCTTGTCCAAGTGATCCTGTAGAAACATCAACTCCTGGTACATGCTTAGAATCTGGATGTCCTTGAAGAAGCGCTCCTATTTTTCTTAAATGTTTTAATTCTTCTTTTGGAAAATATCCCTTTTCTGCTAAAACAGAATAAAGAGCTGGAGCTGCATGTCCCTTACTCAAAACAAATCTATCTCTATTAGGATCTTTAGGATTTTCAACACTTACCTTCATTGTTTCATAATATAAATAAGTTATTATATCTGCACAAGATAAAGAACCACCTGGATGTCCTGACTTTGCCTCATATATCATTTCAATAATATTTTTTTTAATTTCTTTTGATAAAGAAATTAATTTTTGCTTATTCATTTTTTCACCAACCAATCTATATCTTTTAAGTTCTAAAATTCTAAATAAATTCAAAGTTAAAATAATGAATATTTTTGTAAAACTTTAATTTATATTCTAAAGAAATATGAACTTAAGCTAAAGCTTTCTTAAACTTCTCATCTATAAATATTTTTGTATCTCTAATTACTTCTTTCCAATCTTCATTTCCTGTATACCAAAATTCTGCTGTGAACTTTCTTACACCAAGTTCCCATGATTTCTTAATTATTTCTTCAAAATTAACATGCCCAGTACCAAATGTGATTTCTCTAAATTTTCCTGGAACAGTTTCTTTTAAGTGAACTGCTGCAATATGCCCTTTACCTTTATCAAAATCTTCTGTGGCACTACTTCCCTTTTCCAAAGTTGCATTAGTAACATTTCCGCAATCAGGGTATATTTGAAGATAAGGTGAATCAACTATTTTTACAAATTCCATAGCCTTTTCAACTGTATTCATGAATTCAGTTTCCATTGTTTCAAAAGCAAGAATTA
The window above is part of the Clostridium saccharoperbutylacetonicum N1-4(HMT) genome. Proteins encoded here:
- a CDS encoding HlyD family secretion protein, encoding MKKIMLLCLVTAMMLSGCGSVSNGNGNGNVQAVDTATKQAKNKYMMAGKIDSNDEVNIASKISARVSEVLVDIGSKVNQGDAVIKLDTKDLQAQVDQAQAAVNTAKANLANAMNSTRPEQIAQAQASLDSATESYEVANKNYERTKALVDSGANTQQQLEAAHQQLVAAEAQKKSADEQLNMLKKGATETSIDVYKAQVEQAEAALKTAQTALSNGVIASPISGVVNAKSINVGEMASPGVTLASISNADALYVNAYAPLDIVGKLKEGQDVVVKVAEVEDTEFEGKITVINTKINSQSRNVLVKVALTDPKSELKPGMLAEVGLKE
- a CDS encoding transketolase, producing the protein MNKQKLISLSKEIKKNIIEMIYEAKSGHPGGSLSCADIITYLYYETMKVSVENPKDPNRDRFVLSKGHAAPALYSVLAEKGYFPKEELKHLRKIGALLQGHPDSKHVPGVDVSTGSLGQGISNAVGMALGLRNQKNNAKIYVILGDGELQEGLVWEASMAAAHYKLNNLVAIIDYNGLQIDGKNEEVMGVAPVDKKFESFGWNVIYCEDGNDFDKIDQAFLSIDDTQEKPTVIIAKTVKGSGVSFMEDKAEWHGQAPNEEEKEKAIKDIMN
- a CDS encoding GxGYxYP domain-containing protein yields the protein MFMTTISSFMVKKNVEAQSVEENIAHLVLDTSTEGETIPKEFRKTSDLTSIKDNKNINLKGLDKLNISGSQQFSEFNLPTLIKSIGTSMPITDIDLRQESHGFINGLPVSWANSKNNANEGLTREQVLEDEASKLKSIKIGAPITFDNKPKETVIVAKVEDEKDIVKSNSVSYKRIPIRDGGIPSDEMVDYFIDFVKNQGDNSWLHFHCKAGVGRTTTFMIMYDMTKNCKEIGIEDIINRHMALAAFNEENIKSFQNKERMDFLKKFYDYCKENANSFNKKWSEWKTISTTDNGVMFQAFKVPRINSPYIRNKIIPNFLYVISLDSMSSSERTMVASLQGLVNNHCSFQIYTLTSSEPDYKIWLNDLKKNNNIQCKIISDPWQLVEIYKDYIDGYVLYSNKSPKDPSINNACTFASLNKAIVIEESIEAKVKKMGIGFKEDCRNTGESWAYDNLWNKGLNHLTVIELSPDKDAALRDYAIMSKSLIFYEDSINKTVLRDKVFSSMDKGFTCLGWGPDEFINVSVASKHGVSVVAADWAYNLTTLSSFPTSRSLKKYPLGTPKEEDVHYVTFIMSDGDNLQWNLGNNYSSTKWFGNTNRDKLSLGWSMTPALYYLAPTVFNIYYKSISNEKTYNNFIVPPSGNGYMYPSKFDIKKLSEYINTLNEYMKIVDEKYLEVIDDYAFYNTEIWNRFTEKSNIQGLFYLDYTRHDNFGGKIIWSNNKPIVSCRDLLWNSIEDEDELVNKINARVKSGETNIHTSEAYTFVYIHVWSKDLNNVETVINKLKENPKVRITTPEVFMELIRNNITPQIVN
- a CDS encoding transketolase family protein codes for the protein MGKATRESYGMALVELGRENEKVVVLDADLSKSTKTNGFKSEFKDRFFNSGIAEQNLMGMAAGFANVGNIPFASTFAVFATGRAFEIIRNSICYPKMNVKIAATHAGITVGEDGGSHESVEDIALMNSLPNMTVIVPADHREAMAATKAAAEFEGPVYLRFGRCNTEDIFDDTYKFEIGKGVQIRDGNDIVIIATGMMVQKAIDASKELETQGISARVINISTIKPIDRALIIKAAKETKGIVTAEEHSIIGGLGAMVSQVVCSECPTIIKMIGIKDTFGESGTPNELMEKYKLTSKAIIEEVNAILKK
- the fsa gene encoding fructose-6-phosphate aldolase, which encodes MKMFVDTANIEEIKKANDLGVICGVTTNPSLIAKEGRDFKEVINEITSIVDGPISGEVISMKSEEMVVEAREIAKIHKNMVVKIPMCEEGLKTVSILHKEGIKTNVTLIFSAVQALLAARAGATYVSPFLGRLDDIGSTGMILIEDIADVFAVHGIETEIIAASVRNPIHVLDCAKAGANIATIPYSVIVQMIKHPLTDAGIEKFLADYDKAFNK
- a CDS encoding DUF2164 domain-containing protein, yielding MSDKNKIKITKEQREDMITSIKEYFSTEREEEIGDLASSKILDFIIDELAIEFYNQGVYDSYKYMTRSIDDLLSIQKY
- a CDS encoding class I SAM-dependent methyltransferase yields the protein MASSKNIFKENSKNNFNKHAEIYDESDDGKFVAPMYGEIISRIISEKPKRVLDLGCGTGNVLKRLKENKEIVLSGLDLSENMIEIAKKNVGDRAELKVGDAEYIPWNDDTFDVIVCNASFHHYPNPEKVLLEMKRVLKKNGTLIIGDPTCPIMIRQILNIFCKLSNNGDYRIYSKKEIEEMLLRCGFEPSDFKMINWKSFAINAKIVG
- a CDS encoding MarR family winged helix-turn-helix transcriptional regulator, giving the protein MDKECKKQIDELNKLWHVMLTEPKYNEIEKKYENLQELSTTEISVIRIISEKEDVIIKDIVDTLRLPKSTLTSIIDRLEKRNFIVRAISDRDRRSYKLELTEKGRKVQDEHMKFEDEVYGTIILALDTFEEREELLKLIRKISINISKK